The Calditrichia bacterium genomic sequence TTCGCTGGGGCATCATCGGTTGCGGTAATGTGACCGAAGTGAAAAGCGGTCCGGCGTTTAACAAAATTCCCGGCTCATCGCTGGTTGCGGTGATGCGCCGCGATGCCCAAAAAGCAGCGGACTACGCCCGTCGCCACCACGTGCCGCGCTGGTTTTCGGATGCGGACCAACTGATCAACGATCCCGAAGTGAACGCGATTTATATCGCCACACCGCCGTCGTCGCACAAAGAATACACCGTTGCTGCAGCAATCGCCGGGAAAGCGGTTTATGTGGAAAAACCGATGGCGCACAACGCAAAAGATTGTCTGCAAATGCGCAAAGTCTGCATCGAAAATAACGTACCGCTGTTTGTCGCGTATTATCGCCGGGCGCAGCCGCGATTTCTGAAAATCAAATCGCTGCTCGATAGTGGCGCAATCGGCGAACCGCGTGCGGTGACGATCACGCTGTTTCGCAGACCGGTTGAATCGGATATCGCCGCAGATAATTGGCGGGTGGACCCGGAAATTGCCGGTGGCGGCTATTTCGTCGATCTCGCATCGCACACGATCGATTTGCTGCAATATTTGTTGGGCGACATCCGTTGGGTGAGCGGCATTTCCGGCAGGCAAATGGGGCGTTATCCGGCGGAGGACGCCGTTTGTG encodes the following:
- a CDS encoding Gfo/Idh/MocA family oxidoreductase; protein product: MTFEILKEVRWGIIGCGNVTEVKSGPAFNKIPGSSLVAVMRRDAQKAADYARRHHVPRWFSDADQLINDPEVNAIYIATPPSSHKEYTVAAAIAGKAVYVEKPMAHNAKDCLQMRKVCIENNVPLFVAYYRRAQPRFLKIKSLLDSGAIGEPRAVTITLFRRPVESDIAADNWRVDPEIAGGGYFVDLASHTIDLLQYLLGDIRWVSGISGRQMGRYPAEDAVCAAFCIGKNVQATGIWNFNTFTEVDRNEIVGSNGKITFATFLDEPVILETNDGVQRFEIPQPQHVQQPLIETIVAELMGKGKCPSTGETAENTNSVMEIILKSVKR